One window from the genome of Magnolia sinica isolate HGM2019 chromosome 4, MsV1, whole genome shotgun sequence encodes:
- the LOC131244168 gene encoding uncharacterized protein LOC131244168, producing the protein MLKPLHCIEPEQVELIMYMFENEDNLWWDSILWTVLAVYVWTREAFETRFHEKYFPLMYHKEKESDFLCLRQGGMIVAEYENRFTKLARYAPLILANEPIRMRHFSEGLRPEIRTKMYCASILNYAELVNMSLQDE; encoded by the coding sequence atgctgaagccgctgcactgcattgAGCCAGAGCAGGTCGAGCTAATTATGTACATGTTTGAGAATGAGGAcaatctctggtgggacagcatcttaTGGACAGTGCTTGCTGTGTATGTATGGACAAGGGAGgcatttgagacccgcttccatgagaagtactttcccctcatgTACCATAAGGAGAAGGAGAGTGACTTCCtttgcctccgtcagggagggatgattGTGGCAGAGTACGAGAATAGATTCACAAAGCTGGCTAGGTACGCTCCTCTGATACTAGCAAATGAGCCGAtaaggatgcggcatttttctgagggtctgcgacctgaGATACGTACAAAGATGTATTGCGCTAGCATtctcaactatgctgagctagtgaacatgtctctaca